A genomic segment from Colletotrichum higginsianum IMI 349063 chromosome 5, whole genome shotgun sequence encodes:
- a CDS encoding Short chain dehydrogenase gives MPTTLPGTTVIVTGSGGGLGKAIAEAYLATGANVVIADIDEARVAAVASEHRDTYAGRLHTAVVDVTSEASVEALVSGVVERFGRLDVVVNNAGVMDRFDPAGDCAKDTWDRVLAVNLTGPFLTTKFAVNQFLNQGPAGAGGGPRGLIINVGSNASYRGMTSGVAYTASKHGVVALTKNSAGFYGDKGIYSVALLVGPMDTTNIMDAFAGGVNQPAMEKVTAAMPEYKRGETGLDPAAVAKYCVFLTDKDIASSANGSCVVLNRNWPFA, from the coding sequence ATGCCCACTACCCTCCCCGGCACAACTGTCATCGtgaccggctccggcggcggcctcggcaaggccatcgccgaggcctaCCTCGCCACGGGCGccaacgtcgtcatcgccgacatcgaTGAGGCCCGCGTCGCCGCAGTCGCCTCGGAGCACCGCGACACCTACGCCGGCCGCCTGCACACTGCTGTCGTCGACGTCACCTCCGAGGCCTCggtcgaggccctcgtcagcggcgtcgtcgagcgcttcggccgcctcgacgtcgtcgtcaacaacgCAGGCGTCATGGACCGCTTCGACCCGGCCGGCGACTGCGCCAAGGACACCTGGGACCGCGTCCTCGCTGTCAACCTCACGGGGCCCTTCCTCACCACCAAGTTCGCCGTCAACCAGTTCCTGAACCAGGGccctgccggcgccggcggcgggccccGCGGCCTCATCATCAACGTCGGCTCCAACGCGAGCTACCGCGGCATGACCTCGGGCGTCGCCTACACGGCCTCCAagcacggcgtcgtcgccctcacCAAGAACTCGGCGGGCTTCTACGGCGACAAGGGCATCTACTCGGTCGCCCTGCTGGTCGGGCCCATGGACACGACCAACATCATGGACGCCTTCGCCGGGGGCGTCAACCAGCCCGCCATGGAAAAGGTCACGGCCGCCATGCCCGAGTACAAGCGCGGCGAGACGGGGCTGgacccggccgccgttgCCAAGTACTGCGTGTTCCTGACGGACAAAGACATCGCGTCGTCGGCCAACGGGAGCTGCGTCGTACTGAACCGGAACTGGCCGTTCGCTTAG